Proteins encoded within one genomic window of Humulus lupulus chromosome 1, drHumLupu1.1, whole genome shotgun sequence:
- the LOC133783261 gene encoding CLAVATA3/ESR (CLE)-related protein 44, with protein sequence MDIEPLWALGGWFLLQICMAAPKTSSPSSPPTPTSSPSIFEIQSKSHHTFLLLLTLVFIFLLLLATTTTTTTTSSSTTSNFQYSTSMASISSRRRLLLDSPSTTNFHPKKAEPARKSTPSSSSSKRSREFGEEAHEVPSGPNPISN encoded by the coding sequence ATGGATATTGAACCCTTGTGGGCTCTTGGGGGGTggtttcttcttcaaatttgcaTGGCAGCACCTAAAACATCATCACCATCATCACCGCCAACACCAACTTCCTCGCCTTCGATCTTCGAAATCCAATCGAAATCTCATCATACTTTTCTTCTTTTACTAACCCTAGTCTTCATTTTCCTTCTTCTCctcgctactactactactactacaactacaagTTCTTCCACTACATCGAATTTTCAGTACTCAACATCCATGGCTTCCATTTCCTCAAGGAGAAGGCTTCTCTTGGATTCGCCATCCACCACAAATTTTCATCCAAAGAAAGCTGAACCGGCTCGAAAATCGACCCCTTCTTCGAGTTCTTCGAAAAGAAGCAGAGAATTTGGAGAAGAAGCTCATGAAGTTCCTAGTGGTCCAAATCCCATATCCAACTAG